The DNA window GCAGCCATCCGCAGATTCCAGAGCTGCGTAAAAATCTGGAACTTAAAAGTAAACGCAGAAGATAATTTTGCATTTGCTGCTTAATTAAAGCAGCTGTCTCTCTTAGATAACCCACGGTCTAAGATGAGGCACCGACTAGTGGGCAACTTTCTCTCCTAAGCTTTGCGGAGATGATCGTATCTATGAAGCTACCGAGGTTTGAAGCCTGTCGTTAGGCGTCTTACCGAGGGAAATTTAAAATAACGACTATGATGGAAGAGACCACGATATATGGATTTTCGGACAGGGGTTCGATTCCCCTCACCTCCACCATACATATCCATATAATTAAAGCCTTACTCGGTGAAAACTTGAGTAAGGCTTTTTTCAGAATGAATTATGATGAAATATAAGGGTTGTTAAATATGAATTGAGGGTTTTAATATGTATTAAGAATTTAGAAGTTCTAATATTTGTTTGGGATGCTCAAGAATATAATTAGCATCGATTCCTGTTGAGGATTTTGCACCCCATAGGGCTAAGGCGAAGTCAACACCAGCACCCAATGCACATTCCATATCATATTTAGTATCGCCTATATATAACGATTTTGATTGATCTGCTCCTGATTGCTTAAGAAAATGCAGAATAGGGTCAGGATTCGGTTTGTGTTTTTCTGTATCATCCGAACAAACTACGAATTTGAAATAATCATTCAACCTCAATGGCAAAAAATCATTTACAAATTCTTCTTTGGTTTTTGAAGTGACTATGCTGGTTAAAATTTTCATTTCGTTTAATTTAATCAAAATATCTTCAATATCATCAAAAATCTTTATATGCTGAGCATATTCTTTAAAATAATTATTCCATACTCAAATCTTTATTCAGTTCGTCCCGTACTATTTTTTGAAGTGATAAAAGAATTGCCCTTTCGTTGTCTATAAGCGTGCCATCAATATCAAATATAATACAGTTGTACATAGTATCTCCCCTTAATTCTTGTGGATTATTAGTCTCATATCAATAGACTGTCAAATAGAATTCTTATTACGAAGATTTTTCTGCAGATTCAAATTAAGTATCCTTAAAATAGCTGTTACTGGCTTATTTTAAGGATACACACATATATAAAATATCACGCTAGGTATTATCCTATTACGCTAAATTATATGGTATCGGGAATATTTTAATAAATATGTATTACCATTTGGTTTTGTTTTTTATTATTTTATATCATTTTTTGCTGTTGTGCAAGTTTTTTATATTATATGTGGTTTTGTGTTATAATTATAATCAAAAATGAGAACAAATGATAAAAAATGACGGGGTGTTTTGATGTTTACCGAAGAAAGATTGGAACAGATTTTAGAGATGCTTAATAAAAATGGCAGAGTAAAAGTTAAAGAACTTAGTGAATTCTTTAATGTTTCAGAAAGCATGATCAGAAAGGATTTGCAAAGATTAGAGTCTGAACAGCTTCTTCAGAGAACGTATGGTGGAGCAATCTTAAAAAGAAAGTTTTCGGAAAGTAGTCCTATTAGTACTCGGTTAAAAGAACATGCAGACACTAAAGAGTTAATAGCAGCAAAAGCTTTTGGTCTTATTTCGGATGGAGATGTAGTCTTTTTAGAATCATCAAGCATTAATTATTATCTGGCGAAATTAATAGCTGACAGTACAAAGAAAATCACATTAATAACGAATATGTCCATAATACCTTCGTTGTTTAACGATAATGAAACTGTAAAATTAATATGTATAGGCGGAATATATGATCGTAAGGCCGGTGGTGTTTTAGGTTCGGAAGTTATTAAAGGCATCTCGAAGTACATTTTTAACAAAGGTTTTTTAGGAAGTGCAGGCATTGATTTAACTACAAACAGTGCATATACAGTAACACCAGAAGATGGCAATGTTAAAGAACTTGTTATTTCCAACAGTAAAGAAGCGTTTTTATTGGTGGAAAAAGAGAAATTCGATGTAGATAGCACCTATCGGTTTGCAGCTCTGGAAGAATTTAATGCGGTTATTACCGATTCGGATATTAGTGAAGGGATCAGAGAAAAAATGCAACAGTTATCAGTGAAGCTCATATAAAGTAATAGAAGAGTTGGTATCTTTCATGATATAATACAATAGACTTTTAATATATTCATCTAGGAGGTGTATTATGAAACGTTTTAAAGATTTTATATTAGGCTTTAGTATCGCGGCAATTTTATTTTCAGTTTCCGATGTTAATGCGGCAGACGTTCTAAAAAATATTCAGGTGTTTTTTAAAGACATGCCTGTTTATGTAGAAGGAATTAGGGCAGAACTGACACAAAAGCCGATGCTTTATAATGGGACAACCTATCTTCCTATGCGTACTGTTGCTCAGATTTTAGGGAAAAATGTGTTATATGATGAAAAGACTGGTTCTATATATATTTATAGCGAAGGTAATGAGCCGGTTATAAATATGAATCAGCAGAAAGAATCTAATAAAGTTAATGATGCAGAGTTTGTTTTATATAATATAAAGATCGGAGACAACAAAGAACACGTAATCAATGAGCTGGGAAATCCGGACAGGCAAGATGCTTCTGAATATGGATTTACATGGTTTATATA is part of the Defluviitalea raffinosedens genome and encodes:
- a CDS encoding HAD hydrolase-like protein encodes the protein MYNCIIFDIDGTLIDNERAILLSLQKIVRDELNKDLSME
- a CDS encoding DeoR/GlpR family DNA-binding transcription regulator; translated protein: MFTEERLEQILEMLNKNGRVKVKELSEFFNVSESMIRKDLQRLESEQLLQRTYGGAILKRKFSESSPISTRLKEHADTKELIAAKAFGLISDGDVVFLESSSINYYLAKLIADSTKKITLITNMSIIPSLFNDNETVKLICIGGIYDRKAGGVLGSEVIKGISKYIFNKGFLGSAGIDLTTNSAYTVTPEDGNVKELVISNSKEAFLLVEKEKFDVDSTYRFAALEEFNAVITDSDISEGIREKMQQLSVKLI